The DNA segment CTAACGCAGAAGACATGTCTTGTAGCAAAAGCAAACTATCTGCAACCACGAAGTGAATTGGGCACCAATCAAAACCGTTTCTCGAAAAATTGGTCCGTCAAGTCAGGCCTTTAGACTTATTggtaaaataatcaaaataagttTGGGAGGCAGAGAGTTTCTCATACATACCATAAAACATTTGTGGTTTGAAACATATTGATGAGATATAGCCTATATGAATTATGAGATAAGGCAATACATATGAATCAGATTTATTAAGACTAAGATTCTAACAAAGGTATACAATTTTAGGTTTGCATTTTTACTGAAACCCAAAATTGAGAATTATTATACTCGAGCCGAACCAGCATCATGAAACCATCCTAAACAACAACtgaaattgaataaaaatagaagaaatCGATGAGTATTTAAATTCAATTGAAGGCTCCACAATCGCGACGGATATTACCATTACGACCGGTTTTAACACCAACACGACCAAGCTTGATCATGGAGTTAACAAAGGCTTGATTAAACAGGTTTGCATTATTGGCCCATAAGTCAACGGTTGGCTTTGACCGACGATCTGTGAACAAATCTTGATCTGACGTGAACAAACCTTTCCCTTGTTGCAAGTTTTTGTAGTAAACGTTGTCGAACTGTCTAGGTGTTGTTGGGTCCATGTTTATAGCCACCCTTGGGTCTATGTTTCTAGGACATGACGCCCGTAACTCTGTCACGTAAGCTTTGTTAACTGTGGGGTCCACTTGCGTTGTTTTGTTGAAACTGTAAATCCTGTTGAACACTTTGGTGCAATGAGCGAATCCTAATGTGTGCGCTCCTGTTTTCAGTATCGAACCATACTTAAATTAGGATCAAACCATGAACCAAATatgttattaattaaatattttatttattatgaaattacttaaaatactaattttttattccaaaaccaaatcaaatctTAATCAACTTGATATAAGTTTGGTCCGAATGAACAATATCTTACCGGAGAGAGCTATCATCTCGTTAAGGCTAAGGCCGTTTTTGGCAAAAAGTGAAGTGAGTTTGTTGACGTCGTCCGTCGGTTGTGGCAGCTTCCCTTCGACGCTAGCCGCCGTAGACGACAGCCCATCAAGCCTTCCTAATTCCACTTCATATCTTGGTCCACCCGCctataaatattatatcatttagCATTAACGATAATGATTATAATTCGTGATTGAGCTAACGAAAATGATAGTGATGAGTTACGAACGAGATTAACGACGTCACGAGTAGCTATGGTGAGTATATCAGCGCAAGAAACTTTATT comes from the Brassica rapa cultivar Chiifu-401-42 chromosome A01, CAAS_Brap_v3.01, whole genome shotgun sequence genome and includes:
- the LOC103859221 gene encoding peroxidase 50, with protein sequence MAAKNLLLLFISLFLTVNLVSAQLRSNFYAGSCPNVEKIVRDAVQKKVQQTFTTIPATLRLYFHDCFVNGCDASVMIASTGNNKAEKDHPDNLSLAGDGFDTVIKAKQALDAVANCRNKVSCADILTIATRDVVNLAGGPRYEVELGRLDGLSSTAASVEGKLPQPTDDVNKLTSLFAKNGLSLNEMIALSGAHTLGFAHCTKVFNRIYSFNKTTQVDPTVNKAYVTELRASCPRNIDPRVAINMDPTTPRQFDNVYYKNLQQGKGLFTSDQDLFTDRRSKPTVDLWANNANLFNQAFVNSMIKLGRVGVKTGRNGNIRRDCGAFN